A single genomic interval of Spinacia oleracea cultivar Varoflay chromosome 6, BTI_SOV_V1, whole genome shotgun sequence harbors:
- the LOC110796363 gene encoding uncharacterized protein, translating into MATTIFPNSSLLILHHSYSKQPRIHSFSATSSTLSNFSSSITSFKNSQFTPNPKSLTLTTRPSATSATASDAAKPETLKSRLKNGDTLYGLFLCSFSPTLAEIAGLAGYDFVVVDMEHGYGGIPEALACLRSLAATGTPAILRLPESTAAWAKKALDLGPQGIMFPMIESAKEAQKAVSYCRYPPNGVRGAAHPIVRASGYGTDAGYLGHYEEDLLIMCQVECEEAIGKIEKIAAVEGVDCIQMGPLDLSASMGYLWDPGNKKVIEKMRKAEKEVLEGKKGNMKNGGGGGGAYLSGFAMPHDSPQELKSRGYHMVSGAVDIVLFRNAAVEDVKKFKMSLEIGVGSSDDGDGDVDQTAESKDADEKYWSE; encoded by the coding sequence ATGGCAACCACCATTTTCCCCAATTCCTCTCTCCTAATCCTTCACCATTCCTATTCCAAACAACCCCGAATCCATTCTTTCTCCGCCACCTCCTCCACCCTCTCCAATTTCTCCTCCTCAATCACGTCCTTCAAAAATTCCCAGTTCACCCCTAATCCAAAATCCCTAACCCTAACAACCCGACCCTCCGCCACATCCGCCACCGCCAGCGACGCAGCAAAACCCGAAACTCTAAAATCACGCCTCAAAAATGGGGACACTCTCTATGGTCTCTTCCTCTGCTCCTTCTCTCCCACACTCGCCGAAATCGCCGGCCTCGCCGGCTACGATTTCGTAGTTGTCGACATGGAACACGGATACGGAGGTATCCCGGAGGCGCTCGCGTGTCTTCGCTCTCTCGCCGCTACCGGAACACCAGCGATTCTCCGGTTACCGGAAAGCACCGCAGCTTGGGCCAAGAAGGCCCTTGATTTAGGCCCACAGGGTATAATGTTCCCCATGATTGAATCCGCAAAGGAGGCCCAAAAGGCTGTATCCTACTGCCGTTACCCGCCCAACGGAGTCCGTGGGGCAGCTCACCCAATTGTACGGGCTTCTGGGTACGGGACTGACGCGGGGTATTTAGGTCATTACGAAGAGGATCTGCTCATCATGTGCCAAGTGGAATGCGAGGAGGCAATTGGAAAAATCGAGAAGATTGCAGCCGTTGAAGGGGTGGATTGCATTCAGATGgggccgttggatttgagtgcGAGTATGGGGTATTTGTGGGACCCAGGGAATAAGAAGGTGATAGAGAAGATGAGGAAGGCGGAGAAAGAGGTGTTGGAGGGTAAAAAGGGCAACATGAaaaatggtggtggtggcggtggaGCGTATTTGTCGGGTTTTGCTATGCCGCATGACAGCCCACAGGAGCTGAAGTCACGTGGGTATCACATGGTGTCTGGTGCGGTGGATATAGTGTTGTTTAGGAATGCTGCGGTTGAAGATGTGAAGAAGTTTAAGATGAGCTTAGAGATCGGGGTGGGATCATCcgatgatggtgatggtgatgttGATCAAACGGCTGAGAGTAAAGATGCTGATGAAAAGTATTGGAGTGAGTGA
- the LOC110794909 gene encoding membrane protein PM19L → MGTVGRNIAGPLLFLNLIMYLIVIGFASWCLNNYINFSTHHPGLGGNGATSFFLIVSILAGVIGVVSKLAGANHIRAWRNDSLAAAGSSALVAWALTALAMGLACKEINIGGWRGWRLRVLEAFIIILTFFELFYVLAIHAGLFSSRYGPGYREHDYGMGVSGTTVDPKGTTTRV, encoded by the exons ATGGGAACAGTGGGAAGGAATATCGCGGGACCATTGCTGTTTTTGAACTTGATTATGTATCTTATTGTTATTGGCTTTGCTAGTTGGTGTCTCAATAACTACATCAACTTCTCTACTCATCATCCtg GATTGGGAGGCAACGGGGCAACATCATTTTTCCTAATCGTTTCAATCTTGGCTGGAGTAATTGGGGTTGTCTCCAAGTTAGCAGGAGCTAACCACATTAGGGCATGGAGGAATGATAGTCTTGCTGCTGCTGGATCGTCGGCGCTCGTTGCGTGGGCCCTCACCGCACTTGCCATGGG ATTGGCTTGCAAAGAAATCAATATTGGAGGGTGGAGAGGATGGAGGCTAAGAGTACTAGAAGCATTTATCATTATCCTTACATTCTTCGAGTTGTTCTACGTCTTAGCCATTCACGCCGGTCTATTTAGTAGCCGGTATGGCCCCGGTTATCGAGAACATGATTACGGCATGGGAGTTTCGGGCACCACAGTGGATCCAAAGGGAACCACAACTAGGGTTTGA
- the LOC110796346 gene encoding 40S ribosomal protein S7-1, whose protein sequence is MFTASRKIQKERGVDPTDLEENLAQAIFDLETNNKDMGNELKDLFINSAAQVDISNNKKAIVVHVPYRLRKAFRKIHIRLVRELEKKFSGKDVVFIATRRIVRPPKKGSAAKRPRSRTLTSVHENILEDLVQPAEIVGKRCRYRLDGSKIMKVYLDPKAKNETEYKLGTFSGVYRKLCGKDVVFEYPANLP, encoded by the exons ATGTTTACTGCTTCGAGGAAGATTCAAAAAGAAAGGGGTGTTGACCCAACTGACCTTGAGGAGAATCTTGCTCAg GCAATATTTGACCTTGAGACCAACAACAAGGATATGGGAAATGAATTGAAGGATCTGTTTATTAACTCTGCTGC TCAAGTTGACATTTCGAACAACAAGAAGGCTATTGTTGTCCATGTTCCATACAGATTGAGAAAAGCTTTCCGCAAAATTCACATCCGGTTGGTCAGGGAGCTAGAGAAGAAGTTTAGTGGCAAG GATGTTGTCTTCATTGCCACCAGAAGAATTGTGAGGCCCCCAAAGAAGGGTTCCGCAGCCAAGCGTCCCAGATCCCGTACCCTCACCTCAGTACACGAGAACATTCTTGAGGATCTTGTGCAGCCTGCTGAGATCGTTGGCAAACGTTGCAGATATCGTCTCGATGGCTCTAAGATCATGAAG GTGTACTTGGATCCCAAAGCCAAGAATGAAACTGAATACAAGCTGGGGACATTCTCTGGTGTCTACAGGAAGCTTTGTGGAAAGGATGTAGTTTTTGAATACCCTGCCAATCTGCCATAG